The sequence GACGGCGACGACCCCGGGGGCCTGGGCGGGCCGCAGCCAGGCGAGCCGGACACCGGCGGCCACACAGACCAGGACGAAGAGGAAGTGGCCGCCTCCCTGCATGAAGGCGATGGCCGGCTCGGGCAGGCCGAGGACGTCCGCGAACCGCACCAGGCCCCACAGCCGGTAACTGCCGCCCGCGTACTCCAGGACGTTGTGCGTCAGGTCCAGGGGCACGGTCAGCAGGGCCGGCCCCCACACCAGCGCGGTGAGGCCCGCGAAGCCGGCGGCGAAGCGCACGAGGACCGGCCGCCCGCCGCGCAGCGCGGCGACGAACAGGGCCGGGATCACCACGACCGGGATGAACTTGACGCTGATGGACAGCGCCGCGGCCACGCCCGCCGCGAGCGGCGCCTTGCGGTCGGCCAGGAGATGGGCGGCGGCCAGGGCGAACGCGACGGCGACGGCGTCGGTGTTGCCGTGGTAGCCGGAGGTCGCGATGAGCACCGGGCTGACCGCGACGCCGATGCCGCAGAGCATCGCGGTGCGCGGGGTGGCGCGGCGGCGGACGATCTCGAACACGAGGAGCGCGCAGGCGAAGTCGGCGGCCGACGCGGGGACGCGGATCAGCGTGGCGAAGGAGAAGCCGAGTTCGGTGAGGCGGTCGAGGCCCAGCAGCATCCACCCGGCCAGCGGCGGGTGGTTGTAGACGGGCAGCCCGGGAAGCGGGTGCGCGTAGATGCGGACGGGGCCGTACCCGGTGATGGCTCCGGCGAACCCCTCGAAGATCCGCACATCGGCCGGGCCCGGGGAGTTGGCCGCGATGATCATGCGCGTGAGGAGGCCCGCGACCGCCGCGACGAGCACGGCGGCCCTGGCCCGCCGCACGTCCGTTTCGCCCCACATTCGGATACCCATGAAAGCAGAACGTAGCAAGGCGGCGACGCTATGCGACGCAGCGAATCGTCACCGTGGCGTAAACCCTGGGCCGTGTCCCGCCCGGGAAACGCCGGTGCCCGGCCGGTGTCGGTACCGGCCGGGCACGGGTGCGGGGGTGCGGCGACTACAGCATGCGGTCAACCACGCGGGCGGTGGCCCGGCCGTCGTCGAGGTCGCAGAAGTCGTGCCGGAACTGCTCGTACGCCTTGGCGTGTCCGCCGATCGCCCGCTCCGGGTCCTTCAGCGCCGCGATCAGGTCGTCGGAGCCCGGGATCAGGGGTCCGGGCGCCCGCTTCTCGAAGTCGAAGCTGAACCCGCGCAGCGTGTCGCGGTAGTGCTCCAGGTCGTACGTGTGGAACAGCATCGGCCGCCCGGTCTGGGCGAAGTCGAACATCAGCGAGGAGTAGTCGGTGACCAGGGCGTCGCTGATGAGCATGAGTTCGCCGACGTCCGGGTAGCGCGAGACGTCGCGGACGAAGCCGGTGCCGCTGTCCGGCAGCCGGTCGGTGACCATGTAGTGACGGCGCACCAGGAGCACGGTGTCGTCGCCGAGTTCGCGTTCGGCGGCGGCCAGGTCGAGCTGGAGGCCGAGCGAGTAGCGCCCGCCGCCCAGGCGCTGGTCCTCGCGCCACGTGGGGGCGTACAGGACGACGCGCTTGCCGGCCGGGATGCCGAGCTTCTCGCGTACCGCCGCGGCGACCTTGGCGCGGTCCGGGGCGTGGAAGAGGTCGTTGCGCGGGTAGCCGCACTCCAGCACCTCGCCCTCGAAGCCGAACGAGCGGCGCAGGACGGGCGTGGAGTACGTGTTCGGCGAGACCAGGAAGTCCCACTGCCGGGACCGCTCGGCGAGGGTCGCGATGTACGCGGCGTTCGCCTGGGCCGTGCCCGCGAGTTCGAGGCCGATGCGCTTGAGCGGGGTGCCGTGCCAGGTCTGGACGACCGTCTGGTCCTCGCGGCGCACGAACCACTCGGGCAGCTGGGTGTTGGTGACGATGTAGCGGCTGCGGGCCAGCGCCTCGTGCCAGGCGGCCGAGCCGTGCTCGACGGCGGTGGCGCCCTCGGGGATGATCGCCTGCTGGTCGCGGACGACCCACAGGTGCTCCACCTCGGTGCCCCGGCGCACCAGCTCCTCGTAGACGGCGCGCGGCGAGTCGGAGTACTGGCGGCCGTCGAAGGTGCTGTACAGCGCCGCGGCGCGCACGGGTGCGGTGCGCTGCGCGGCGTACGCCTCGCTCAGCAGGCGCTTGGCGCGCGGGCCGCGCTCGGCGGCGGTGAGCACCGAGCCGGAGACGACGAGGAGCTGGTCGCCGAAGCGGCGCTCCAGGGTGTAGTCGCGGCCGGCCAGGCCGCGGGTGGCGGGCAGCGTGTGGAAGGCCGAGGCGGGGATGCGCAGCGCGCGGTCGCCGCTCTCGTCGGCGGCGCCCTTGTCCCGGAAGAAGAAGTACCAGTTGCCTTCGCCCAGCGGCACCGCGCCGCCCGGTCCCTCGACGGCGTCGGGCCGCAGCTCGGCGCGGAAGCGGCGGGCGTCCTCGGGGCCGGTGAACTCGACGGGGAAGGTCTGCTCCTCGCGGTGGCCGCTGTTCTGCGCGACCAGCTCGACCGGGTGCTCCGGGTCCTCGGGGAAGGTGCCCTCCAGGAACAGCCGGCCGTCCTCGGTCCAGCTCGCCAGCTCGACGGCGGGCTGCACGGGGCGGTCGCTGATCAGCAGGTTGCCGCGCGAGCTGGCGACGAGGGCCAGTTCGCGGCGGCCGCCGTCCGCGCCGTCGGCCAGCGGGTAGCGGCCGGGGTGCACGGAGCCGGGCACGTCGAGCGAGGCCTTCAGGCCCTTGCCGACGAGGTGGACGCTGTACGCCACGCTCTTCGGGGCGTCCTCGCCGCCGGGGCGCGTCTCCTCGATCGCGGCGAGCGGCAGCTCGGCGGTGAAGCGGCTCCAGCCGGCTCCGGCGCCGCTGCCCACGGTGGCGGGGACCTCGTACGTGGTCTTGGTGGCGCCGTGCGTCAGACGCAGCGTCAGCTCGCCCTTGACGAGGCGGGCGCGGACCACGCCGGAGACCTTGACGGTGCCGGACCGCTCGCCCGCGCCGTGGGTCTCGAACCGGGCGTCGACGCGCTCGGCGTGCAGCACCAGCTTGTCGCCGTCGAAGGCGGGGACGATGCGGTGGTCGCCGTCGGGGCGGTGGACGGGCGGCGCGACGGACGCCTCGCGGACCGAGGGGAAGGCGCGCCGCAGCAGGCCGTTACGGGCGATGCCGACCTCGAACTGCCAGGTGAGCTGCTTGGGTCCGCTGTCGGCCTGGATGCGGAGCTTGGAGGCGTCGACGGAGGTCTCGAAGCCGGAGCGGTGGTAGTCGTGGAGGCTCTGGCGGGAGCGCGCGGTGGCCTCGGGCTCGTCCACGCGGCGCAGCCGGAGCGGCACGACGTTGCGCCGGCCGGCCCTCAGCCAGCCGATGCGGAACTCGCTGGGCCCGGAGGTGACCGGCAGGTTGCGCACGTACGCGTAGCCCTTGAGGAAGAGCTTGCCGTCGCGCCACTCGGCGTCGCGCAGCCGGGCGGCGAGCGGCAGGTCGCGGTCGGCGACGCGCAGCACCGGGGCGGGCACGGGCCGGGTGAGGACCGGGTAGTGGGCCTGGCGGCGGCGCATGCCGCTGACCTCGAAGGCGCCGGGCTCGCGCTTGTCCTGGAGGAGCAGCGCCAGCAGCTCGTCCATGCGGTGCTCGCGCACCAGGTACCACATCACGCGCAGGCGCAGCGGCAGCCCGTCGAGCACCGAGGGGTCGACCTGGTCGATGAACTTGTTGGTGTACGTGAGGAAGGCGTCCCGGTACTCCTGGTCGCCGTCCGGCAGGACCTCCATGAAGTACCAGAGGTCGTTGGCCAGCGCGTGGGCCTCGTAGTGGTTCTTGTCGGCGGCGGTGCGGTTCCCCGCCAGGAATTCGGAGACGCCCTGGACGTGTGCGACGCGGTCGCGGATGCCGCGGACGACGGCCCGGCTGGTGGTGATGGAGCCGGGGCGGTCGCGCCAGTAGTAGACGGGGTCCTTGACGATGTCGACCGAGCCGGCCAGGAAGTGGGCGGGCAGCACGACGGGGATGTCCTCGTACAGCGCGCCGACCGGGAAGGCGAACTCGTGCTTGTCCCAGAAGGAGCGGCGGAAGACCTTGTTGCAGGCGATGCGGTCGCCGAGGAGGTCCAGGTCGCGGGAGACATGGGTGCGCTTGCGCGTGGTGGCCATGGGCTTGCGGAACATCGGCGACTGGACGAGCTTGCCGCCGGCGCGCAGCCGCAGCACGTTGCCGGACGCCAGGTCCGAGCCGGTCTCCTCCAGCGACTCGACGAGCAGCTCGTAGGCGTTCGGCGGAATGATGTCGTCGCTATCGCAGAAGGCGAGGTAGCGGCTCTCCGGGTGCGCGTTGCGGAAGCCGGTGTTACGGGCGTGCCCCAGCCCGCCGTTCTTCTGCCTGACCAGCTTGAAGCGGTCGTCGCTCGCGGCGAACTCGGCGGCCAGAGCGGCACTGCCGTCGGTGGACCCGTCGTCGACCATCACCACCTCGAGGTCGGTCATGGTCTGCTCCGCGAGGGACTTCAGGCAGTCCGTCAGGAAGAGTTCCACGTTGTAGACGGGGACAACGACACTGAGCCGTGGCGGCATGTTGAGCACGTCCGTTCATCAAGGGCCTGGCTATCCGTAGGGCTCAACCGCGGGGGCGGTCGCGGGTCACCGGTTACGGTCCCGAACGAGTGACTGCGCCTGCACCGTGCTCGCCCCGCGCGCACGCTCCGGAAGGCTCGGTGGGCGGCCCGCCCACCAGATTAACCGATCGAAGGGTGACCCCTACAAGCACGCTTGCCGAGCTGCGCGGGAGGGCTCCGGGGGTCATCCGGCGGCGGCCGCGTCGTGTGTGAGCGCCGCCACGGCCGAGGCCGCGAGGTCGTCGAGATACCCGGGGGGCAGCTCGCCCCGGACCACCGCGAGCCGCCAGTAGAGGGGGCCGACGATCAGGTCGAGGGCGCGGTCGGGGTCGCTGCCGGGGGGCAGCTCGCCCCGTGCGACGGCCTCCCGGACGAGCACGGCGGCGACGCCCTGCTGCGGGTCGAGCAGCGCGGCCTTGATGGCGTCGGAGATCTCCGGGTTGCGGGCCGCCTCGACCAGCAGGTCCGGGATGACCTGGGAGGCGAGCGGGTGGCGCAGGGCGTACGCGGCCAGGTCGAGCACGGCGCGCACGTCCCCGGCCAGCGAGCCGGTGGCGGGGGCGGGCATGCCCTGCGCGGCGACGGCCGAGACCAGGTCCAGGACCAGGTGCAGCTTGGACTTCCAGCGCCGGTAGACGGCGGTCTTGCCGACACCGGCCCGGCGGGCGATGCCCTCGATGGACATCCGGGCGAAGCCGACCGCGGCCAGCTCCGCGAACACCGCGCTGCGGATGGCGTCGGTCACGTCCTCGCGCAGGACGGCGGCTCCCGCCGGGGCTCGGCGGCGGCTTCCGGGGTCGGTGGTCATGGCCGAATCATAGTCCGCGACGACGAAACGGTTGCGTTCCGACGTACGGACGTCCTACCCTCAGCGTTGCGACGATACGGTCCCGTCCCGTCGCCGGGTGTGTCTTCCTCCGCCCGTACGCCGTGCCCCCGCCTGCCCGCCTCCCGTCGAAAGCGATCGTGGTGAGCCAGACAACAGCCCCGGCCCCGGTGGACAGCCCGCCGGCCCCCGCCCCGCCCGTGTACGGCTCCGGCGAGCTCGCCGCGCTCGCCGCGCGGCACGGCCTGACCGTGAGCGGGGCGCGCCCCTCCCTGCCGGCGTACGTACGGCAGCTGTGGGGGCGGCGGCACTTCATCACCGCCTTCGCCACCGCCAAGCTCACCGCCCAGTACAGCCAGGCGAAGCTGGGCCAGATCTGGCAGATCATGACCCCGCTGCTCAACGCGACGGTCTACTACTTCATCTTCGGCATCCTGATGAAGACGAAGCACGGGGTGCCGGACTTCGTGCCGTTCCTGGTCACCGGCGTCTTCATCTGGACCTTCACCAGTTCCTCGATCACCGCCGGCACCCGTGCCATCAGCGGCAACATCGGCCTCGTACGGGCGCTGCACTTCCCGCGCGCCTCGCTGCCGATCGCGCTCGCCCTGCAACAGCTCCAGCAGCTGCTCTTCTCGCTGGGCGCGCTGGCCCTGATCCTGCTGGCCTTCGGCCAGTACCCGCAGCCGTCCTGGCTGCTCGCGGTGCCCGCCCTGGCCCTCCAGGCGGTCTTCAACACCGGCATCTCGATGGTCATGGCCCGCCTCGCCGCCCGCACCCCGGACATCGCCCAGCTCACCCCGTTCGTGCTGCGCACCTGGATGTACGCGTCGGGCGTGATGTGGAGCATGGACACGATGCTGCGCGGCGACCGGGTCCCGCACTGGGTGAAGCTCGCGCTGGAGGTCAACCCGGCGGCCGTCTTCATCGACCTGGTGCGGTTCGCGCTGATCGACAGCTTCGGCGCCGGCCAGCTGCCCCCGCACGTCTGGGCCGTGGCCGCGGGCTGGGCGCTCGTGTGCGGCGCGGGCGGCTTCGTCTACTTCTGGAAGGCCGAGGAGAGTTACGGACGTGGCTGAGCACACCGGTTCCCGTATCCCGACCGTCGTCGTCGACGACGTCCACATCACGTACAAGGTCAACGGCGCCCGCACCGGGCGCGGCAGCGCCACCTCGGCGCTGAGCCGGATCGCCTCGCGCCGGCAGGTCCCGGGCGTGCGCGAGGTGCACGCCGTCAAGGGCGTCAGCTTCGCCGCGTACAAGGGGGAGGCGATCGGGCTGATCGGCTCCAACGGCTCGGGCAAGTCGACCCTGCTGAAGGCCATCGCCGGACTGCTCCCGGCGTCGAAGGGGCGCGTCCACACCCACGGCCAGCCCTCGCTGCTCGGCGTCAACGCCGCGCTGATGAGCGACCTGACCGGCGAGCGCAACGTCGTCCTCGGCGGCCTCGCGATGGGCATGACCCGCGCCGAGATCCGCGAACGCTACGACGAGATCGTCGACTTCTCCGGCATCAACGAGAAGGGCGACTTCATCACCCTGCCCATGCGCACGTACTCCTCCGGCATGGGCGCCCGCCTCCGCTTCTCGATCGCCGCCGCGAAGAACCACGACGTCCTGCTGATCGACGAGGCCCTCTCCACCGGCGACGCCCGCTTCCAGCAGCGCAGCAAGGCCCGCATCCTGGAACTGCGCCAACAGGCCGGCACGGTCTTCCTGGTCAGCCACCACAACAAGTCGATCACCGAAACCTGCGACCGGGCGATCTGG is a genomic window of Streptomyces sp. NBC_00708 containing:
- a CDS encoding glycosyltransferase family 39 protein; protein product: MGIRMWGETDVRRARAAVLVAAVAGLLTRMIIAANSPGPADVRIFEGFAGAITGYGPVRIYAHPLPGLPVYNHPPLAGWMLLGLDRLTELGFSFATLIRVPASAADFACALLVFEIVRRRATPRTAMLCGIGVAVSPVLIATSGYHGNTDAVAVAFALAAAHLLADRKAPLAAGVAAALSISVKFIPVVVIPALFVAALRGGRPVLVRFAAGFAGLTALVWGPALLTVPLDLTHNVLEYAGGSYRLWGLVRFADVLGLPEPAIAFMQGGGHFLFVLVCVAAGVRLAWLRPAQAPGVVAVTLGLLLLLSTASGLQYLTWAAAGMFVLGPAEGFAYSAVVGLVAVLGYSGRSAVRWSEPVLYLGAAGWFVLAAGLCTGVRRILATPPDAPSRAVPAERAPLSAPRTEYRSCSSVD
- a CDS encoding bifunctional glycosyltransferase family 2 protein/CDP-glycerol:glycerophosphate glycerophosphotransferase; the protein is MLNMPPRLSVVVPVYNVELFLTDCLKSLAEQTMTDLEVVMVDDGSTDGSAALAAEFAASDDRFKLVRQKNGGLGHARNTGFRNAHPESRYLAFCDSDDIIPPNAYELLVESLEETGSDLASGNVLRLRAGGKLVQSPMFRKPMATTRKRTHVSRDLDLLGDRIACNKVFRRSFWDKHEFAFPVGALYEDIPVVLPAHFLAGSVDIVKDPVYYWRDRPGSITTSRAVVRGIRDRVAHVQGVSEFLAGNRTAADKNHYEAHALANDLWYFMEVLPDGDQEYRDAFLTYTNKFIDQVDPSVLDGLPLRLRVMWYLVREHRMDELLALLLQDKREPGAFEVSGMRRRQAHYPVLTRPVPAPVLRVADRDLPLAARLRDAEWRDGKLFLKGYAYVRNLPVTSGPSEFRIGWLRAGRRNVVPLRLRRVDEPEATARSRQSLHDYHRSGFETSVDASKLRIQADSGPKQLTWQFEVGIARNGLLRRAFPSVREASVAPPVHRPDGDHRIVPAFDGDKLVLHAERVDARFETHGAGERSGTVKVSGVVRARLVKGELTLRLTHGATKTTYEVPATVGSGAGAGWSRFTAELPLAAIEETRPGGEDAPKSVAYSVHLVGKGLKASLDVPGSVHPGRYPLADGADGGRRELALVASSRGNLLISDRPVQPAVELASWTEDGRLFLEGTFPEDPEHPVELVAQNSGHREEQTFPVEFTGPEDARRFRAELRPDAVEGPGGAVPLGEGNWYFFFRDKGAADESGDRALRIPASAFHTLPATRGLAGRDYTLERRFGDQLLVVSGSVLTAAERGPRAKRLLSEAYAAQRTAPVRAAALYSTFDGRQYSDSPRAVYEELVRRGTEVEHLWVVRDQQAIIPEGATAVEHGSAAWHEALARSRYIVTNTQLPEWFVRREDQTVVQTWHGTPLKRIGLELAGTAQANAAYIATLAERSRQWDFLVSPNTYSTPVLRRSFGFEGEVLECGYPRNDLFHAPDRAKVAAAVREKLGIPAGKRVVLYAPTWREDQRLGGGRYSLGLQLDLAAAERELGDDTVLLVRRHYMVTDRLPDSGTGFVRDVSRYPDVGELMLISDALVTDYSSLMFDFAQTGRPMLFHTYDLEHYRDTLRGFSFDFEKRAPGPLIPGSDDLIAALKDPERAIGGHAKAYEQFRHDFCDLDDGRATARVVDRML
- a CDS encoding TetR/AcrR family transcriptional regulator — encoded protein: MTTDPGSRRRAPAGAAVLREDVTDAIRSAVFAELAAVGFARMSIEGIARRAGVGKTAVYRRWKSKLHLVLDLVSAVAAQGMPAPATGSLAGDVRAVLDLAAYALRHPLASQVIPDLLVEAARNPEISDAIKAALLDPQQGVAAVLVREAVARGELPPGSDPDRALDLIVGPLYWRLAVVRGELPPGYLDDLAASAVAALTHDAAAAG
- a CDS encoding ABC transporter permease, translated to MDSPPAPAPPVYGSGELAALAARHGLTVSGARPSLPAYVRQLWGRRHFITAFATAKLTAQYSQAKLGQIWQIMTPLLNATVYYFIFGILMKTKHGVPDFVPFLVTGVFIWTFTSSSITAGTRAISGNIGLVRALHFPRASLPIALALQQLQQLLFSLGALALILLAFGQYPQPSWLLAVPALALQAVFNTGISMVMARLAARTPDIAQLTPFVLRTWMYASGVMWSMDTMLRGDRVPHWVKLALEVNPAAVFIDLVRFALIDSFGAGQLPPHVWAVAAGWALVCGAGGFVYFWKAEESYGRG
- a CDS encoding ABC transporter ATP-binding protein; its protein translation is MAEHTGSRIPTVVVDDVHITYKVNGARTGRGSATSALSRIASRRQVPGVREVHAVKGVSFAAYKGEAIGLIGSNGSGKSTLLKAIAGLLPASKGRVHTHGQPSLLGVNAALMSDLTGERNVVLGGLAMGMTRAEIRERYDEIVDFSGINEKGDFITLPMRTYSSGMGARLRFSIAAAKNHDVLLIDEALSTGDARFQQRSKARILELRQQAGTVFLVSHHNKSITETCDRAIWLEAGTLRMDGPAKEVMAEYERFTKKR